A DNA window from Pseudomonas sp. GD03919 contains the following coding sequences:
- a CDS encoding methyl-accepting chemotaxis protein has protein sequence MPHGRLSIQWRITLLAGLCLLAIVTLLVGASQYQSGRSAALVGQASASMLESSAKLRLQARGELQAARIQRYFMDAYQYGKGFSRQILFLREQAQKRRVEASDLREDLTYQAHSSLQANSDLLGLYVVFEPDALDGSDAEFAYGGTLGTNDAGRFSLYWTQPKPGDLRAGVMDEKHLAETSDSPHGRRYHCALRSGKACVLEPYYAELDGKPVLMTSIAFPLELDGRVIGVMGVDIGLDRLQQISLEANRELYEGQGHVSIFSPAALLAGHSRDGSLLGQALDKAYAEYAGELRGLIRAGSDAELEHGDMLRELSPFKPIPEAEAWSVLLEVPKSVLLERATTLGKRLDERRASDSLFGLLLGLLAVGAGLLLMWLTARGVTRPILGVAQMLKDIASGEGDLTRRLHYAKQDELGELAGWFNRFLDKLQPIIADVKSSVLDARSTADQSAAIASQTSAGMQQQYREVDQVATAFQEMRATAQDVAHNAAQAAEAARNADQASDEGLQVIGTTTTSIELLAGEMNVAMQEVEGLASSSEQIGSVLEVIRSIAEQTNLLALNAAIEAARAGDAGRGFAVVADEVRNLARRTQDSVEEIRQVIEGLQSGTREVVSSMHSSHRQAQGSVEQVEQAVAALRRISAAVSTITEMNLQIASAAEQQSSVAEEINRNVASIRDVTESISAQAQESAQVSQNLNRLANHQQGLMDQFRV, from the coding sequence ATGCCGCACGGCCGTCTGTCTATTCAGTGGCGAATTACTCTGCTGGCTGGCTTGTGCCTGCTGGCCATCGTGACCCTGTTGGTCGGTGCCAGCCAGTATCAGTCCGGGCGTAGTGCGGCACTGGTCGGCCAGGCCAGTGCGAGCATGCTGGAGAGCAGTGCCAAGTTGCGCCTGCAGGCGCGCGGCGAGTTGCAGGCAGCGCGCATCCAGCGTTATTTCATGGATGCCTACCAGTACGGCAAAGGCTTTTCCCGGCAGATTCTGTTCCTGCGTGAGCAGGCGCAAAAGCGTCGGGTGGAGGCTTCCGATCTGCGCGAGGATCTGACCTACCAGGCACACAGCAGCCTGCAGGCCAACTCCGATCTACTCGGTCTCTATGTGGTATTCGAACCTGATGCCCTCGATGGCAGCGACGCGGAGTTCGCCTATGGCGGCACCCTGGGTACCAACGATGCTGGACGTTTCTCCCTGTACTGGACTCAACCCAAGCCTGGCGACCTGCGTGCCGGCGTCATGGATGAGAAGCACCTGGCCGAGACCAGCGACTCGCCGCATGGACGCCGCTATCACTGCGCCTTGCGTAGCGGCAAGGCATGCGTGCTGGAGCCTTATTACGCCGAGCTGGATGGCAAGCCGGTATTGATGACCAGCATCGCCTTCCCGCTGGAGCTGGACGGCCGGGTGATCGGTGTGATGGGCGTCGATATCGGTCTCGACAGATTGCAGCAGATCAGTCTGGAGGCCAACCGCGAGCTGTACGAGGGGCAGGGCCACGTCAGCATCTTCAGCCCTGCGGCTCTGCTGGCCGGGCACAGTCGCGACGGCAGCTTGCTCGGCCAGGCGCTGGACAAGGCCTATGCCGAGTATGCCGGCGAGCTGCGTGGCCTGATCCGGGCGGGTAGCGACGCCGAGCTGGAGCACGGCGACATGTTGCGTGAGCTCAGCCCCTTCAAACCTATCCCCGAAGCCGAGGCCTGGAGCGTGTTGCTCGAGGTGCCGAAGTCGGTCTTGTTGGAGCGAGCGACCACTCTGGGCAAGCGACTGGACGAACGCCGTGCCAGTGACAGCCTGTTCGGTCTGCTGCTGGGCTTGCTGGCAGTCGGCGCCGGTTTGCTGCTGATGTGGCTGACTGCCCGCGGCGTGACCCGGCCGATCCTTGGCGTGGCGCAGATGCTCAAGGATATCGCCAGCGGTGAAGGCGACCTGACCCGGCGGCTGCACTATGCCAAACAGGATGAATTGGGCGAACTGGCGGGCTGGTTCAACCGCTTCCTCGACAAGCTGCAGCCGATCATCGCCGACGTCAAAAGCAGCGTGCTCGACGCGCGCAGTACCGCCGACCAGTCGGCCGCCATTGCCAGCCAGACCAGTGCTGGCATGCAGCAGCAGTACCGTGAGGTCGACCAGGTGGCCACCGCCTTCCAGGAAATGAGAGCCACTGCCCAGGATGTCGCGCACAACGCCGCACAAGCCGCCGAAGCGGCGCGCAACGCCGATCAGGCCAGCGACGAAGGCCTCCAAGTGATTGGCACCACCACTACCAGCATCGAGTTGCTGGCCGGTGAAATGAACGTCGCCATGCAGGAGGTCGAGGGGTTGGCCAGCAGCAGCGAGCAGATTGGCTCGGTGCTGGAGGTGATCCGCTCGATCGCCGAGCAGACCAATCTGCTGGCGCTCAATGCCGCCATCGAGGCCGCCCGCGCGGGCGATGCCGGACGCGGCTTCGCCGTGGTCGCTGATGAAGTTCGCAACCTGGCCAGACGTACTCAGGACTCCGTGGAGGAAATTCGTCAGGTGATCGAAGGCCTGCAGAGCGGTACCCGCGAAGTGGTCAGCAGCATGCACAGCAGTCATCGCCAGGCACAGGGCAGCGTCGAGCAGGTCGAGCAGGCTGTGGCAGCGTTACGCCGGATCAGTGCGGCGGTCAGCACCATCAC
- a CDS encoding Bcr/CflA family multidrug efflux MFS transporter — MSFVNKPRCLIILLASLVAFGPLSIDMYLPSLPLIASDLGASEGQVQLTIGLFLAGFSIGMLFYGPLSDRFGRRPLLLGGIALYMLSSLGCALASAPEQLIFWRLLQALGGAAASVLARVIVRDLFPLNDAARVLSLMQQVTMVATLIAPLLGGYLILLSGWRVLFVILLGFAGICLLLVWRSIPETHRQESRGTSIALAFRAYLDIARQPRAVGYILCMGLSFGGMFAFITASPFVYIRFFGISPQLYGWLFALNIGGIMLMSFTNARLVRRLGSQRMLGIGSAITLVAALLLMLCASSGWGGLPALVVCLLMYVSVTGMIGANCLACLMSIFSRQAGAAAGLAVATQFAIGTLCSALVGVLHDGSPLPMAMVIGACGLGCMLALRLSLVGEGNV, encoded by the coding sequence ATGTCTTTTGTCAACAAGCCACGGTGCTTGATCATCCTGCTCGCCAGCCTGGTGGCCTTCGGCCCCTTGTCGATCGACATGTACCTGCCCAGCCTGCCGCTGATCGCCAGCGATCTGGGTGCGAGCGAAGGCCAGGTGCAATTGACCATCGGCCTGTTCCTGGCCGGTTTCAGCATTGGCATGCTGTTCTATGGGCCGCTGTCGGATCGTTTCGGGCGGCGTCCCTTGCTGTTGGGCGGTATTGCCCTGTACATGCTCTCCAGCCTGGGTTGTGCCCTGGCTAGCGCGCCTGAACAACTGATCTTCTGGCGCCTGTTGCAGGCACTGGGTGGTGCGGCTGCCTCGGTGCTGGCACGGGTCATCGTGCGTGATCTGTTTCCCCTCAATGACGCTGCACGGGTGCTGTCGCTGATGCAGCAGGTGACCATGGTCGCCACGCTGATCGCGCCTTTGCTCGGCGGCTATCTGATTCTGCTGAGTGGCTGGCGGGTGTTGTTCGTCATCCTCCTGGGCTTCGCCGGAATATGCCTGCTGCTGGTGTGGCGTAGCATTCCCGAGACCCATCGGCAAGAGTCGCGCGGTACGTCCATTGCGCTGGCGTTTCGCGCCTACCTGGACATCGCCCGGCAGCCACGGGCCGTCGGTTACATCCTGTGCATGGGCTTGTCGTTCGGCGGAATGTTCGCCTTCATCACCGCATCGCCTTTCGTCTACATCCGCTTCTTTGGGATTTCCCCGCAGCTGTATGGCTGGCTGTTCGCCTTGAACATCGGCGGCATCATGCTCATGAGTTTCACCAATGCCCGTCTGGTACGCCGGCTTGGCTCGCAACGCATGCTCGGCATCGGCTCTGCGATCACTCTGGTTGCGGCTTTGCTGCTGATGCTGTGCGCGAGTAGCGGCTGGGGCGGCTTGCCAGCATTGGTTGTTTGCCTGCTGATGTACGTCAGCGTGACCGGCATGATCGGCGCCAATTGCCTGGCCTGCCTGATGTCGATCTTCTCGCGCCAGGCCGGCGCCGCCGCGGGTCTGGCAGTGGCCACGCAGTTCGCTATCGGCACCCTGTGCAGCGCGCTGGTCGGTGTCTTGCACGATGGCAGTCCGCTGCCGATGGCCATGGTGATTGGCGCCTGCGGTCTGGGCTGCATGCTGGCGCTGCGCCTGTCTCTGGTTGGGGAGGGCAACGTATGA
- a CDS encoding TRAP transporter small permease — protein MNESLSFDGSSPAGHGRLYRALYYPAQGFALAGGMLLLLLIGMSLVSIVGRKLLSAPIRGDIELMEIGSAIAIAAFLPLCELRGAHIKVDAFTLSISSSLRRLLDTFAHLACLLVALVLAWRTGLQMFDNLEYGEVSTLLSIPLWIPLLLIVPSLMLLALCAFARVFELYHRPGGRP, from the coding sequence ATGAACGAGTCGCTGTCTTTTGACGGCAGTTCGCCCGCAGGTCACGGTCGCTTGTACCGTGCCCTGTACTATCCGGCCCAGGGCTTTGCCCTGGCCGGTGGCATGCTGCTGCTATTACTCATTGGCATGTCGCTGGTTTCCATCGTCGGCCGCAAGCTGTTGTCCGCCCCTATTCGTGGTGATATCGAGCTGATGGAAATCGGTTCCGCCATCGCCATTGCCGCGTTCCTGCCGCTATGCGAACTGCGTGGTGCGCATATTAAGGTGGACGCTTTCACTCTGAGTATTTCCAGCTCGTTGCGGCGTCTGCTGGATACCTTCGCCCATCTCGCTTGTCTGCTAGTGGCATTGGTGCTGGCCTGGCGTACAGGCCTGCAGATGTTCGACAACCTGGAGTACGGTGAAGTCTCGACACTGCTTTCGATTCCGCTGTGGATTCCCCTGCTGCTGATCGTACCCAGCCTGATGCTGCTAGCCCTTTGCGCGTTCGCGCGTGTATTCGAGTTGTACCATCGTCCCGGAGGTCGTCCATGA
- a CDS encoding TRAP transporter large permease gives MSGLSLGLIALAITMTLLVLRVHIGITMMVGGVACFWAVNDGDLSALLFTLNNLVYSRLSNYDLAVIPLFVLMGQFATHGGLSRAIFRCAAAFIGHWRGGMGMSAIGACAGFGAICGSSLATSATMSHVALPELRRYNYSGRLATATVAAGGTLGILIPPSVPLIIYAVLTQESIASLFVAAVIPGLIAVVGYMLVLRIMVAREGHHEHEQAKASPAERLKAFVGVVPVIGVFIVVIVGIYGGWSNPTEAASIGAAACGLLAVFQGGMRWAGIRASLLGTAETSAMIFLVLLGADLLNSGLALTQMPAELAAWVLASGMEPMLVLIAILLLYLLLGMVMDSLAMILLTIPIFYPVIMGLDFFGMTQVDKSIWFGILALMVVEIGLVTPPMGMNLLIVQRTAGDVPLMETARGVIPFLCSDLLRIVLLVAFPGISLWLLTL, from the coding sequence ATGAGCGGTCTGAGTCTCGGTCTGATCGCACTGGCCATCACCATGACCTTGCTGGTGCTGCGCGTACACATCGGCATCACCATGATGGTGGGCGGTGTCGCCTGTTTCTGGGCGGTCAATGATGGTGATCTGTCGGCATTGCTGTTCACCCTCAACAACCTAGTGTATTCGCGTCTGTCCAACTACGACCTGGCGGTGATTCCGCTGTTCGTGCTGATGGGGCAGTTCGCCACTCATGGTGGTCTGTCGCGGGCCATCTTCCGCTGCGCGGCGGCCTTCATCGGTCATTGGCGTGGCGGCATGGGTATGTCGGCGATTGGCGCATGTGCGGGCTTCGGCGCGATCTGTGGATCCTCGTTGGCGACCTCGGCCACCATGAGCCATGTCGCACTGCCTGAGCTGCGTCGTTACAACTATTCCGGGCGCCTGGCCACAGCCACCGTAGCGGCTGGCGGTACCCTGGGCATCCTGATCCCTCCGTCGGTACCGTTGATCATCTACGCCGTGCTGACTCAGGAGTCGATTGCCAGCCTGTTCGTTGCAGCGGTGATTCCGGGGTTGATTGCGGTAGTAGGTTACATGCTGGTGCTGCGCATTATGGTGGCTCGCGAAGGTCACCATGAGCATGAACAAGCCAAGGCCAGTCCGGCCGAACGGTTGAAGGCTTTCGTCGGTGTGGTACCGGTGATTGGCGTGTTCATCGTGGTCATCGTCGGCATCTATGGCGGTTGGTCGAACCCCACCGAAGCGGCTTCGATCGGCGCGGCGGCCTGTGGTCTGCTCGCTGTGTTCCAGGGCGGCATGCGTTGGGCTGGTATTCGTGCCAGCCTGCTGGGTACGGCGGAAACTTCGGCGATGATCTTCCTCGTACTGCTCGGCGCCGATCTGCTCAACTCCGGCCTGGCTCTGACGCAGATGCCTGCAGAGCTGGCTGCCTGGGTGCTGGCTAGCGGTATGGAACCGATGCTGGTCTTGATCGCGATCCTCTTGCTTTATCTGCTGCTCGGCATGGTTATGGACTCGCTGGCGATGATCCTGCTGACCATCCCGATCTTCTACCCGGTGATCATGGGCCTGGATTTCTTTGGCATGACCCAGGTGGATAAGTCGATCTGGTTCGGGATTCTTGCCCTGATGGTGGTGGAGATCGGTCTGGTCACGCCGCCGATGGGCATGAACCTGTTGATTGTGCAGCGCACGGCAGGTGATGTGCCGCTGATGGAAACTGCGCGAGGCGTGATTCCATTCCTATGTTCGGATTTGCTGCGCATCGTGCTGCTGGTGGCGTTCCCCGGAATTAGCCTGTGGCTGCTCACGCTCTGA
- a CDS encoding TRAP transporter substrate-binding protein: MKHLHTTLLCVTMAVAAASAQAQTTTLKIAHFLPSTSNAQANIIEPWCAQLDEESQGRIKCQIYPSMQLGGTPAKLADMARNGVADIVWTAPAYSAGKFPRVEALELPFVLPYGGKVGNAIIWDFYEQYAKEDFKGYKVLVVHGDGGMSLHTRGKQVNSLADLKGLKLRASSRTAAKTIESLGATPVSMPPAQMTEAISKGVVDGALAAWEVVPATKLDEVTQFHSVTPEGQPAFGYTVLTMLMNQSKFDSLPADLQQIIERNSGKALSERFAEAWDKATEAAEAGTATEGLISIEPAAYAEMQKASNSAVEQWISEANGRKLDGKALVEGVRNLASDNR; encoded by the coding sequence ATGAAACATCTACACACCACCCTGTTGTGCGTGACTATGGCTGTTGCTGCCGCCTCTGCTCAGGCTCAGACGACGACCCTCAAGATCGCTCACTTCCTGCCTTCCACTTCCAATGCTCAAGCCAACATCATCGAACCCTGGTGCGCCCAGTTGGATGAAGAGTCGCAGGGGCGTATCAAATGCCAGATCTATCCGTCGATGCAGCTCGGTGGCACGCCAGCCAAACTGGCTGACATGGCGCGCAATGGTGTAGCCGACATCGTCTGGACGGCACCTGCCTATTCGGCCGGCAAATTCCCCCGTGTCGAAGCGCTGGAGCTGCCTTTCGTCCTGCCTTACGGCGGCAAGGTGGGCAACGCGATCATCTGGGACTTCTACGAGCAGTACGCCAAGGAAGACTTCAAGGGCTACAAGGTGCTGGTGGTACACGGTGATGGCGGCATGAGCCTGCACACCCGTGGCAAGCAGGTGAATTCACTGGCCGACCTCAAGGGTCTGAAGCTGCGAGCCTCCAGCCGCACTGCGGCGAAAACCATCGAAAGCCTGGGCGCGACTCCGGTGAGCATGCCGCCGGCACAGATGACCGAAGCCATTTCCAAAGGCGTGGTCGATGGCGCGTTGGCAGCCTGGGAAGTGGTACCGGCCACCAAGCTAGATGAAGTGACCCAGTTCCACAGCGTCACTCCGGAAGGGCAACCGGCCTTCGGTTACACCGTACTGACCATGCTGATGAACCAGAGCAAGTTCGACAGCCTGCCGGCCGACCTGCAGCAGATCATCGAACGCAACAGCGGCAAGGCACTTTCCGAGCGTTTCGCTGAAGCCTGGGACAAAGCCACCGAAGCGGCCGAGGCGGGTACTGCAACTGAAGGTCTGATCAGCATCGAGCCGGCAGCCTATGCCGAGATGCAGAAAGCATCGAACAGTGCTGTGGAACAATGGATCAGCGAGGCTAATGGCAGGAAGCTCGACGGCAAGGCGCTGGTCGAAGGTGTGCGTAATCTGGCCTCTGACAATCGGTAA